A single genomic interval of Gavia stellata isolate bGavSte3 chromosome 19, bGavSte3.hap2, whole genome shotgun sequence harbors:
- the RAB33B gene encoding ras-related protein Rab-33B: MMAAAADLESSLELSLTGSGALPGGLPPARSRIFKIIVIGDSNVGKTCLTYRFCAGRFPQRTEATIGVDFRERAVTIDGERIKIQLWDTAGQERFRKSMVQHYYRNVHAVVFVYDMTNIASFHSLPSWIEECKQHLLANDIPRILVGNKCDLRSAIQVPTDLAQKFADTHSMPLFETSAKNPNDNDHVEAIFMTLAHKLKSHKPLMLSQPPDRDEIHIKPEPKPAMTCWC; the protein is encoded by the exons ATGATGGCCGCGGCGGCCGACCTGGAGTCCTCGCTGGAGCTGAGCCTGACGGGCAGCGGCGCGCTCCCCGGCGGGCTGCCCCCCGCGCGCTCCCGCATCTTCAAGATCATCGTCATCGGGGACTCCAACGTGGGGAAGACGTGCCTCACCTACCGCTTCTGCGCCGGCCGCTTCCCCCAGCGCACCGAGGCCACCATCGGCGTCGACTTCCGCGAGCGCGCCGTCACCATCGACGGCGAGCGCATCAAG ATCCAGCTATGGGATACGGCAGGCCAGGAGCGCTTCAGAAAGAGCATGGTGCAGCACTATTACAGGAACGTACATGCTGTTGTGTTTGTATATGATATGACAAAcattgccagttttcacagtcTGCCGTCATGGATAGAGGAATGCAAACAACACCTTCTTGCCAATGATATACCACGGATTCTTGTTGGAAATAAATGTGACCTGAGAAGTGCTATTCAGGTACCTACGGACTTGGCCCAGAAGTTTGCTGATACTCACAGTATGCCATTATTTGAAACCTCTGCCAAAAACCCCAATGACAATGACCACGTGGAGGCCATATTTATGACACTGGCTCACAAGCTTAAAAGTCACAAGCCATTAATGCTTAGTCAACCCCCAGATCGCGATGAAATACATATAAAGCCTGAACCAAAACCTGCCATGACCTGCTGGTGTTAA